In Tripterygium wilfordii isolate XIE 37 chromosome 23, ASM1340144v1, whole genome shotgun sequence, one genomic interval encodes:
- the LOC119993524 gene encoding V-type proton ATPase subunit d2-like, with protein sequence MYGFEALTFNIDAGYLEAIVRGYRSGLLTAADYNNLCQCETLDDIKMHLSATEYGPYLQNEPSPLHTTTIVEKCTLKLVDEYKHMLCQATEPLSTFLEYITYGHMIDNVVLIVTGTLHERDVQELLEKCHPLGMFDSIATLAVAQNMRELYRLVLVDTPLAPYFSECITSEDLDDMNIEIMRNTLYKAYLEDFYRFCQRLGGATAEIMCDLLAFEADRRAVNITINSIGTELTRDDRRKLFSSFGLLYPYGHEELAVCEDIDQVRAVMEKYPPYQSIFAKLSYGESLMLDKAFYEEEVKRLCLAFEQQFHYAVFFAYMRLGEQEIRNLMWISECVAQNQKSRVHDSVVFIF encoded by the exons ATGTACGGATTCGAAGCGCTCACCTTCAACATCGACGCAGGCTACCTGGAGGCGATCGTGAGAGGCTACAGATCGGGACTTCTCACCGCCGCTGATTACAACAACTTGTGCCAGTGCGAAACCCTCGATGATATCAAGATGCATCTTTCCGCCACTGAGTATGGGCCCTATCTCCAGAATG AACCTTCCCCACTGCATACCACTACTATCGTGGAGAAATGCACGCTTAAACTGGTTGATGAGTATAAACACATGTTGTGCCAAGCGACAGAGCCATTGTCAACCTTCTTGGAGTACATTAC ATACGGTCACATGATAGACAATGTTGTGTTGATTGTTACTGGAACCTTGCACGAGAGAGATGTCCAAGAACTATTGGAGAAGTGCCATCCTTTGGGAATGTTTGACAG CATTGCCACACTGGCAGTTGCTCAGAATATGCGGGAGCTTTATAGGTTGGTGCTTGTTGACACTCCACTGGCTCCATACTTCTCTGAGTGTATCACATCAGAG GACTTGGATGACATGAATATCGAAATTATGAGGAATACTCTTTACAAGGCATACCTCGAGGATTTTTACAGGTTTTGTCAG AGACTCGGAGGTGCCACTGCGGAGATCATGTGTGACCTCCTGGCCTTTGAAGCTGACCGAAGGGCTGTCAACATCACTATAAATAG TATTGGCACTGAGTTGACCAGGGATGATCGCAGGAAATTATTCTCAAGTTTTGGTTTACT GTATCCCTATGGCCATGAGGAGCTTGCTGTCTGTGAGGATATAGATCAG GTTCGTGCAGTGATGGAGAAATACCCTCCTTACCAGTCTATTTTTGCCAAGTTATCTTATGGAGAGAGCCTGATGCTTGACAAGGCATTTTACGAAGAGGAAGTGAAAAGGCTTTGCTTAGCTTTTGAGCAACAG TTCCATTATGCCGTTTTCTTTGCATACATGAGGTTGGGGGAGCAGGAGATCAGAAACCTGATGTGGATATCTGAATGTGTGGCTCAGAACCAAAAATCCAGAGTTCACGACAGTGTTGTCTTCATATTTTAG
- the LOC119993826 gene encoding plant cysteine oxidase 2-like, giving the protein MGLEMKSNKRNKEHCQLTKDNNNNSNSFPNANATISANSSPRKSRRRNRKMSMTPVQRLFETCKGVFSSGGPGNVPSPEHIKKLQAVLDEFKPGDVGLTPNMPYFRPTIGQRTPEITYLHLYKCDQFSIGIFCLPPSGVLPLHNHPGMTVFSKLLFGTLHIKSFDWVADAPCVSDVMNSEGKNPDIRLAKLKVDSDFIAPCDTSILYPSDGGNLHCFTAVTQCAVLDVLGPPYSDPDGRHCTYYYDFPYPKFSVKAVSVPEGEEEGYAWLQEREEPEDLALVAALYRGPQIVDK; this is encoded by the exons ATGGGGCTTGAGATGAAAAGTAATAAGAGGAACAAGGAGCATTGTCAATTGACTAAGGATAATAACAACAATTCGAATTCTTTCCCTAATGCTAATGCCACCATTTCTGCGAATAGCAGCCCAAGGAAGAGTCGGCGACGCAACCGCAAGATGTCCATGACGCCTGTTCAAAGGCTGTTTGAGACGTGCAAGGGGGTGTTCTCCTCTGGTGGACCTGGCAATGTTCCTTCTCCAGAGCATATCAAAAAGCTACAGGCGGTTTTGG ATGAATTTAAGCCCGGAGATGTTGGCCTTACTCCCAATATGCCATATTTTCGTCCAACCATTGGCCAGCGAACCCCAGAAATTACTTACTTGCACCTCTATAAATGTGACCAATTTTCG ATTGGAATCTTCTGCTTGCCGCCATCAGGCGTCCTGCCTCTCCATAATCACCCCGGAATGACGGTTTTCAGTAAGCTTCTGTTTGGGACACTGCACATCAAGTCGTTTGATTGGGTGGCTGATGCCCCTTGTGTATCAGATGTGATGAATTCTGAAG GAAAGAATCCCGACATCCGTCTGGCTAAGCTGAAGGTCGACTCTGACTTCATTGCTCCTTGCGACACCTCGATCCTTTATCCTTCTGATGGGGGCAACCTTCATTGTTTCACGGCAGTGACACAGTGTGCAGTGCTCGATGTTCTTGGCCCTCCATACTCCGATCCTGATGGACGACACTGCACCTACTACTACGACTTCCCTTACCCCAAGTTCTCAGTTAAAGCAGTCTCAGTACCCGAAGGGGAGGAGGAAGGTTATGCGTGGCTTCAAGAGAGGGAGGAACCCGAGGATTTAGCTTTAGTTGCAGCACTGTACAGAGGACCACAGATTGTGGACAAATGA